A section of the Meles meles chromosome 8, mMelMel3.1 paternal haplotype, whole genome shotgun sequence genome encodes:
- the LOC123948118 gene encoding cardiolipin synthase (CMP-forming)-like — MLASRIARGSWGFFRSAAWAPGVRQGKGRARGALLRSVPGCLGCLVERWWLRPAALRLQLPGASPRGHCSGAGKAATGPAAGGDAAAEAQGGGWGQASATSLYENLWTITNMLSMTRTGLAPVLGYLIIEEDFNIALGVFALAGLTDLLDGFFARNWANQKSALGSALDPLADKILISILYISLTYADLIPVPLTYMIISKDVMLIVAVFYLRYRTLPTPRTLSKYFNPCYATARLKPTFIRKVNTAVQLILVAASLAAPVFNYADSIYLQILWCFTAFTTAVSAYSYYHYGRKTVQVIKGR, encoded by the coding sequence ATGCTGGCTTCGCGCATAGCCCGCGGCTCCTGGGGGTTCTTTCGCAGCGCGGCATGGGCGCCAGGGGTGCGGCAGGGCAAGGGGCGCGCCCGCGGGGCTTTGCTGCGCTCGGTGCCTGGCTGCCTAGGCTGCCTGGTGGAGCGCTGGTGGCTGCGTCCCGCCGCGCTCCGTCTGCAGCTGCCTGGGGCCAGCCCACGGGGCCACTGCTCCGGCGCGGGGAAGGCTGCTACCGGGCCCGCAGCCGGAGGGGACGCCGCCGCGGAGGCCCAGGGCGGCGGATGGGGCCAGGCGAGCGCCACCAGCCTGTATGAAAACCTATGGACAATCACAAATATGTTGTCAATGACAAGAACTGGCTTGGCCCCAGTTTTGGGCTATTTGATTATTGAAGAGGATTTTAATATTGCACTAGGAGTTTTTGCTTTAGCTGGGCTAACTGATTTGTTGGATGGATTTTTTGCTCGAAACTGGGCCAATCAAAAATCAGCTTTGGGAAGTGCTCTTGATCCACTTGCTGATAAAATACTTATCAGTATCTTATATATTAGCTTGACTTATGCAGATCTTATTCCAGTTCCACTTACTTACATGATAATTTCAAAAGATGTAATGCtgattgttgctgttttttaCCTCAGGTATCGAACTCTTCCAACACCGCGAACCCTTTCTAAGTATTTCAATCCTTGCTATGCCACCGCTAGGTTAAAACCAACCTTCATCAGAAAGGTAAACACAGCAGTCCAGTTAATCTTGGTGGCAGCTTCTTTGGCAGCTCCAGTTTTCAATTATGCTGACAGCATTTATCTTCAGATACTGTGGTGTTTCACAGCTTTCACCACAGCTGTATCAGCTTACAGTTACTATCATTATGGTCGAAAAACTGTTCAGGTGATAAAAGGCAGATGA